One stretch of Passer domesticus isolate bPasDom1 chromosome 2, bPasDom1.hap1, whole genome shotgun sequence DNA includes these proteins:
- the LOC135294964 gene encoding uncharacterized protein LOC135294964, with protein sequence MGNRLSVAEQEFFSYFNYKLEIQDIQFDKKQLKKLVKWVLKEFPNSDMSQKLDPDFWDSVGLKLYNTEKNKKSNLKLRPIFRTVLKFVIMENEKQAKTRERAECRQDREDRRKRSSEGTQKPSFIPAEKPRWRGREAARPAAPPPASPTPSRDRGEQTSPGQACLQNPSSKNPTRAKSSISPLKTLLWRSKSVNFDSKTGKSRADRIQSENNRARGNRHYSPEPSSVLRGRGSPSSSDSQESLGGCSLSSCPSEQGRTPFVGGARSVSLPLLPAHSPGQHTPSLPSVGTGSDAPELTLSKMAAPMSDNLPEQKTNYSYAPQCNFKQSKEEFNTQGVTDTWQRIRKDAVQEGEWEIASKLKVFPVKYTAGPGPRETWQQINFAELKEICKASRLYGRDSAYFRSLLQATFTANIFTPHDLKQLCTSLLSPTEFSLWELAWKRLLNDLLRGYAGTPATANLTIDQLSGEGAHTDPQIQARTLSRQVLQDVKEAAKTALLQVPDGNKPELDFTEIKQGIDEPYIKFLDRLKMALEKQIPIDRARQELLKRLAISNANPTCKKALRTLPQDPEPTLTQLVDACNRLSTPEHAAAMQAEVLASAITTAQENTLKQQEKAVERQTQTLAEALIAFKGAIENQQIPRDSCHSCGQRGHFKRGCPRTRRRPLPRNSGCRGFCHNTNSLYPAQGFSCHLPGNVQSSTEQWRATIQKPLHQRPETTTGHQVQNCNTSLQDFRPQCPQSHRTTQLSSLGPGTSAAGGLSSPVS encoded by the coding sequence ATGGGGAATCGGTTGTcagtagctgagcaggaatttttttcgtattttaactataagttggaaatccaagatattcagtttgacaaaaaacagcttaaaaagcttgtaaaatgggtcttaaaagaattcccaaactcagacatgtctcagaaactcgatccagacttctgggattcagttggactgaaattatataacacagaaaagaacaagaagtccaacttaaagctgcgtccaatattcaggacggtattgaaatttgtaataatggaaaatgaaaagcaagcaaagaccagggagagagcagaatgcaggcaggacagagaagacaggagaaagcgaagttctgaggggacccaaaAACCTTCCTTTATCCCAGCCGAGAAACCCCGGTGGAGAGGCCgggaggcagccaggccagctgccccccCGCCTGCCTCACCGACCCCATCCCGAGACAggggggagcagaccagccctggccaggcttgtctgcaaaacccgtcttccaaaaaccctaccagagcaaagtcctctatatctcctctcaaaaccttgctttggcgttcaaaatcggtgaattttgacagtaaaactggaaaaagccgAGCCGATAGAATCCAGTCTGAGAACAATAGAGCACGTGGCAATCGCCATTAtagccccgagcccagctctgtccttcgtgggcgtggctcgccATCCTCGTCGGACTCCCaggagtccctgggtggctgctccctgagctcctgtccATCGGAGCAGGGACGCACCCCTTTTGTAGGCGGTGCCCggtcggtgtccctgcccctgctccccgcccacagcccgggacagcACACCCCCTCTctgccgagcgtgggaaccggaagtgATGCGCCGGAACTGACCCTGTCCAaaatggcggcgcccatgtccGATAACTTAccggaacaaaaaacaaactattcctatgctccacaatgtaatttcaaacaatctaaggaagagtttaacacacagggagtcacagatacctggcagaggataagaaaggatgcagttcaggaaggagagtgggaaattgcatcgaaattgaaggtttttcctgtgaaatacacTGCAGGTCCGGGACCCAGGGAAACATGGCAACAAATTaactttgctgagttaaaagagatttgcaaagcctctcgtctgtatggtagagattctgcctatttcagaagcctattacaggccaccttcacagcaaacatattcactccacatgatctaaaacagctttgcacatccctgctatctccaacagaattttctctgtgggaactagcatggaaacgtttgttaaacgaccttttaagaggttatgcaggaactccagctactgcaaatttgactatagatcagctctcaggtgaaggagctcatacagatcctcaaataCAAGCCCGAACTCTTAGTAGACAAGTATTGCAGGatgtcaaagaagcagcaaaaacagctttgttacaggtccctgatggcaacaagccagaactagatttcacagaaataaaacagggcatagatgagccttatattaagtttttggaccgtttaaaaatggcattagaaaagcagattccaatagaccgagccagacaagagttattaaaacggcttgcaatttctaatgcaaacccaacctgtaaaaaggcattacgtacattaccacaggatcctgagcccaccctgacacagctagtagatgcttgcaaccgcctgagcacccctgagcatgcagcagccatgcaggcagaagtattggccagtgccatcacaacagctcaagaaaacaccctaaagcagcaggaaaaagcagtagaaaggcaaacacaaaccctagcAGAAGCTTTAATAGCATTCAAAGGTGCAATTGAGAACCAACAAATTCCAAGGGACTCGTGCCATTCGTGtggtcagagaggtcattttaaaaggggatgtcctaggacccgcagaaggccattgccaagaaacagtggatgcagaggtttctgtcacaatactaacagcctttacccagcacagggtttttcgtgccatctgccgggaaacgtgcagtCCAGCACGGAGCAGTGGCGTGCCACGATACAAAAACCACTGCACCAGAGGCCAGagaccaccacaggccaccaagttcagaactgcaacacatccttgcaggacttccgaccacaatgtccc